The genomic segment ATTAttaaaatcacaaaaaaaacgaacaaatatttttatgataaaatatatattgccaaaaaaaatataattgattTTGTGTACATATTATGCATACTTTATTCACTAGTGTCGATTATACAAGATGCAGCAAGGTGCTCAAATTATTACGTCAACACTTTTGGTTTGGAGTTCAAATGGATCACCTACATATATTGCTTAGATATagttattataatttatatagtaatatctattattttaaggtaatattttatttatttaaattaacaaAATTGGTTTTTTTTAGCAAAACATTTCTATCATCCATGATCTACATTTATCCTCACATGTTACATTGGAATTGTGCATCACAGATACATTCATACAGACCGTTGAACACGGGAAAACCTACATGCTAAGGATAATAAACGCGGCGTTAAACGATGAACTCTTCTTCGCGGTGGCGAGTCACAGCTTAACGGTGGTGGAAATCGACGCCGTTTACACGAAACCGTTCACCACGTCCGCCATAATGATCACTCCCGGGCAAACCACCACCGTGTTGCTAACCGCCGATCAAGTCCCCGATGCATCCGGCGTGTTTGTCATGGCGGCTAGACCTTATCTTACCTCAGTTTTCCCATTTGATAACTCAACAACAATTGGTTTCTTGAAATACAAAGCTAACTCTAATCTTGAAACAAAGAAGCCTCCGGCAATTCCATCTCACTACACTTTGCCTAGCAATCTCCCAGAAATGAAAGATACCTCATTCGCCACACAGTTTTCGGACAAGCTCAGAAGCCTCGGATCATCTGTTTACCCATGCAATGTGCCGAAAAAGACCGACAAACGTGCCGTCATGACGATCAGCTTGAATCTTCAAGATTGCCCGGTTAATGAAACCTGTAAAGGGTATCTAAACAAGAAGTTCTACGCCTCGATGAACAACCAATCTTTTGTTCGTCCTTCGATGTCGATTCTCGAATCACATTACCGGAACCTCAAGGACGGGATCTCTTCCGACTTCCCCGAAAAGCCACCCTATGTTTTTAACTACACCGGAGTAAACCCTGTAACAGAAAACATGAACACGGAGTTCGGGACTAAAGTGCTGCAGGTTCCCTTCGGCACGAGACTAGAAATCGTGCTACAAGACACAAACTTCTTGAATCCGGAGAACCATCCGATACATGTTCATGGCCATAACTTCTTCATCGTGGGAAGAGGGTTCGGGAATTTTGATGCGACAAAAGATCCTAAGGGTTACAATCTGGTGGATCCACCAGAGAGGAACACGGTGGGCGTTCCCATGGGTGGATGGGCGGCTATTCGGCTAGTTGCGGATAATCCAGGAGTTTGGTTCATACATTGCCATCTTGAGGAACATACATCATGGGGTTTAGCGATGGGGTTTGTTGTTAAAAGTGGGAAAGAGCCGTTTCAATGCTTAGTGCCGCCTCCAAGTGATTTTCCAAGGTGTTAAGATTTACTCGTGCCTAAAAATGCCGCGaaggtttttaaaattttattttgacgtTCAAAActtttggacactcgtatgattTAAAAGATAAGAACATATGTAGGGAGTTTTAATTTTACCTTAGTGAATTGTCACTTGGCAACCAATTACTCATGTATTAGTGTATATAGCTCTTGTTATATtttcctacgaactttcttgAAAATCTTCTTTCTTCGAATCTGCTAATCTAGTCCACCACTAGAATATTCATGCTTCTTCAAAATTGTATTAGAAATTTTGAACAGCTTTTAACGTACGAGAGCAAAATCAAAAGACAGGCTCAAGAACTTGTTGTCTCGGGGTTGGTtgaattttgagagaaaaaaaactacacaggaatttcgaaaattttgagaaCCTTGGAGGTTAGGGTTATGGCCTCATTACCTTAAAACAATAGCATCAACCGAATTGCCTTAATTGTAGATTTAGATtatataattaacattaattgacatgattaattaattggattactcaactagtttaattaattatatcaaagtccgttaataactttaattatttagaatgtTGAACTTGTATTCCTACAAGCTCATTAAGCATATTTCCCActacatttaatttaatatttaataaactaaacttttgagcttaataatttaaattctcaaattttataaatccaactccttaaatttattctctcctaattttaattatcataaatttaactccttgaatttattttctccaaattttgattatcataaattcagctctttgaatttactatcttgtaattttaaataaattcaactacttgaatttattctctcaacgggaacaattgatccagtgcttgtgtgactctcaatggttcagggatacagctagctgtgggttcacaacaCTTTGTAATTCATGAAATGTTTctttattcgggtttaccctaatTTTCTTCATTCCATACACAACATTTGATCATGATAATGTCGGAAAtaattttctgattaaacccatgaATTGAATCatgataagagcgtctagtagcatcgtctcatgatttcctaggtatcactgatagtgtctgcaataACTAATCGGTTATGATTAGCACacagtacgatcccttcatctcatatatcccaatcgaatctgcaatcattggttcatcgagggttgcatattagatTCGATAGCTATATGATATAATCATgaaatattgatattgtcattgcatGCACAACTAGAGAAATTTTTCCCTCATGTACATCTcacactctggccagagatttcatgcactaaTATTTCGTtggatcacataggatattcacACTCATAGATGatcggtgaattcccgactacaatgcattgactcctacACACTTCGCAATTGCACCCAACTTCACCACCTTGTGACCCTCGCAGAGTCGGTAAATGGGTCAAAGCATAATCCTAGTGTGTATAACAtcagtgttgtctcgggtcgtaaggactaatggtagaCAATTACAACCACAGACTTTTTCTCtcaatgaatgataaccacttggaaattccgatggagggttgttcgATACGATCATCGTATGATTACCCATCTGcatgattggacatctctatgcctttACTATGAAATATGGTACACAACattacagatgctagtctcaagctcaagcggcatttatccttattttagatggctgaatcgactaggaacgactttagaatatacagtgtttacaaatgagtttcaagatcaaattacgattcatttgtattaaaatataatcaagAACTTTATATATGCTGATCGCATGGGTATACAGACAAAATGAAATGAAagcataaaaagttaaattatattaaactAAAAAATTGCTTATTACACTTGAGTGAATAAATTCTCTAGCtaacagttggcttacaggacatctactctaacaactttgagatatattaatatatatacatagatTGTCATCTTTTTTGATAGATGGATGTAGATTCTTTCAACCTTTGATTATAGTAATTTCTTTTTGGTTTTATTCAATTGTCGGTAGTTTTCCAAAAATGGGTTATATTTTTATCTCGGACATTGTATGTGAAAATTTAATGTAGCTTTGGCTTCGTTTCTCTAGATGTACAACGATTAAATGTTCTTAGtgtgatatatttatatataatgcaTTTTATATTTATGGTAATTTCGTTTTGAAAAATTCTGGCTTGTATTTATTTCGAttcacataaataatttataaattttgtgaaTATGTTCTATCAATATATTACAAGagatattacattaatttattATGCAATTTTGTGATAATTTTCtaatttggaattttttttaaaaaacatgttGAGTTGTTAGATCTTTATTTCctatattttgattaaattttttgtggggatataaattttgaataatttcgaaattacttttttttattaaaaatagtctttattttaaagtgctaatgaatgataaattatttaattagatattgttgttttatatgttttGCAAATGTAGGAACTGAAAAATCTAATGTTGAATGGCATTTATAAGAGAccaattttcattatttaaggTAAAAAAATCTACTTAGTACATGTAAGAATTTGAAAACGTACGGTCAATTTCTCTATTCCAATATCTTCGTTATACTATTTTGTTTATTCAaacagaaataaaataaaaaaattattcaaaattgTCCAATTAAAATGATTCATTCTATAAGAAGAATGTGATAGTGACAATGAACACACTTGATATAATGTTTTTGATTTGTTGTTCAAAGAATAATATAATATCAAGAATGAGATATGAATTATAAAATTGGCACAAAATATTGAGATATACATCTTAATCAAGTATTGTACATTGGTATCTCATATCACTATTTATACGATATCGTACATGAAGTACGTGAAAagtttttattgatatttatcgATCACGATATAGAGTTTGTGGAGGCCATTGATGTCTacccaaattatatttttcatcttatgttgatatgaatatgtggGAGATCAAGAAGATAGTTTGATTGACGATGAAAAAAAGATGATACactttatataataaaataataataaacattgACGTATATGAATTTGTGAATCCAATGCCAatattgatttgatataaataatatattacaaATCAATAGTTCTAGAAGAGCTAATACTCTCTAAACGTATCATTGATACAAATATTTTTAGTGTTTATCATAATCGATTAGGTTGAGCattcaaattatataaataattgacAAACTATTGATAGTACACAACATGTAAATGAAGAATCCAAAAGTTCTGCATTGATTAACATGAAGATTTTTGAATCAGATatccaaaaatatttatgaattcTTATTTATGGCTTATTAAATTTGATATCACTACCATAAGCTCAAGTTAGCAAAAATCCCGTATTATCTAGAATGAATAAATAATGTGGGTCTACGAATCGCAACTTGATGTTTGCGAAAATAtgttttgagaaaaatttctAGAATATATAATCAAGACAAGCTTGATTAAAAAAGAGAAtgtaaatatcaattttatgatTATAAATACATTGGTTTAGTTGATTTATTGTGCCTCCAATCAACTATTAAAACCattgattttgatattaaatgtgtcatattttgggtatatatgaaatatatgttgTATATGTTATGTCAACTGATAATATGTTATGCCGACAAATGCATTAGAGTAAATCTCTTGAAGATATGTTGGAAATAATTTGGATCTTATGATCAAATATTTTGAGCAATGAGAATTTTATGACGCAATTTCTCATTTGTTATTCTTGTAaaacgatatttccaacattgAGGGGAGTAAATATATATAAGCTAAAAGAATAATTTTGATATCGATCTCAATGTAATATAAGGTAAACATGAAGTTCAAAGTTTAAAtctcaaaatatattatttaatcttCTGTATAAGCTCGATTGTGTTGTTTAGTTTTATAATATTCTAGTTGAACAATGTATACAACTCCTCTAAAATGACAAAAAAGCCCTTTAAAGAAAATGAGTGAATATCTCAATGTCAAAAGAATAATGGAGGCTGTTagatttaattgtggtgatgagagtcaaaaccagtaggtcgCGATAGCTAAAACTAGAAGActatataaaagcagaagctcTCGTATCGCGTTAACAAAAACattactcttcgagtacttatcagcttagaaaaccagaagcagaaCGTAGCTTTATaagcagaacttagcttaaGCAGAAGTAACTTAACGTCTTTTACTGGATCGTTacaatcttaaatgttaccgttaattTACCTAGTACTAaaattaattgcaccattaatgatGTACAAAGTCATTTATTACGCcttaccatttttggtataAAGTAAagacttattattctgaaagcttTATGCAGGACCCTTTTTAGGTGATAAAGCTGATTTTATCAAAAGTcaaaagaagccgttttgtttacGTTGGACTCAAGCTTTCTATATATAAGAAGATCAATCCTTTATAGAAAAACAttgttattatcattatcaacgcaacgattattccaacgtgAGTTTTGAGCTTTCATCAACTACTTATCTTCTAGCTCAACAtaaagaaaagcagcacacgctttatTATTCATATCCGATCTTCTTAGATCACTTTGTGCTGCTGTTGTTTCGAAAATCTCTTCAAGCTAAACATTTTACTATatcattgagaagagtttgtaaattgaaaagagtcttttccagaactttgttgtattcgttttactgagttgtgtaactaagagtttcagtaggctaaggctaagccctactgaagtgggtgtgtacaagtgttgtaccgtaatatccaaagtctcttagtgataccttctggaaacagaataagaggagacgtagaagattttatcttcgaactttcagaaacaaccactgttctactgcctactgttttattatttctcatcgtactccattggatcgtttccgcacttattgtgATATGCTGGATTTACATTCGAACAAGAACatctataatctctaacaggattttagcaccctttgcaaaatcatcaaacaaaggaaagagtttattcaccccatCTAAACTCCTTATcaatccccaacaagtggtatcagagcagatttttcttgttctacATATTTACAACAGATGTGGCACACTTCAGCAAAGTACCCATGTTttcaaaagaagatttcgatgactggaagatccgtatgcaagctcatcttgcagctcaagacgATAACATGTGGTTtttcatcacagatggtccactGAAGATTTAAAGCCTAACACTgctattgctgttactgagggaGTACCTCAGATGGTTGAGAAgcacagaagtgaatggacaggcgaggataaaaagaaagccaatctagacaatgttgcgaaggacataCTTTACAAAACACTTGATAAGAACaccttcagcaagatcaagatgtgttctactgcaaaagagatttggaaaaaactcatccaaatctgtgaaaGAAATAAACAGACAAAGGAGAATAagttgtctgtagcaatgcagaaatttgaaaatctcaaaatgaaagttGGAGAAACTCTGAATGAGCTTGATGAACGTTTCAACAGCTTAGTTAATGAGCTAGCAGCTCTGGGGAAAGAATATTGGCAACAGAGAAATATCACTCAAAGttatgagagctttacccaaaTAATAGGATGTAAAAACTATGACTATGAGAGTATCtaaagatctgaacaagttagaactacatgacttgtttgcagacttaaaagcctatgggTTTGAACTCGAAgtgagaagtggagaagagccctcatcaaatccacctaccaaggctcttacTACTACTACTACCGCTGCAGTTGTTCAAAGTGCATCAGCTACTACTGCCATTGAAAGCACATCTGAAAAGACTGATGAACATATCAGCAACGATGCAATGTCtctatttgtgaagaagttttccagattcatgaagaagaatcatcgaGCTTACCAGGGTCCTAACCGAAACTttaagaaggattcaccacctggtgacatgGCATGTTTCAACTGTGGAAAAGTTGGGCATTTCTTCGCTGATTgccctaagccaaagaaggatgatcaaaagaaaaagaaatacagGAGGAATGACAAAAAATCCAAAAGAGACAGCAAAGCGATGATTGCAGAAGAAAGCAAGACAAAATGGGTGGATTCTAGTTCTGAGTCTTttgactcagaaagtcattccagtgaTAGCGacgcagaagagatcaaatgtctcatggcagacacctgaatcaacctcgacatctggagaggtatttgactttgactctaatgaatttacacgaATTGATTTGGTTAATGCACTGCATGgcatggtagaagagtactcaagactttctcaatcattcgataaagttaagactgaaaatcaaaacttaaatgATCAAATCAGTAAGTTTACTTGCTTGCAAGAAAACAGCTGTGATGATCtaaaagttgagataagtaagttGAAGACTGAGAATGACAGAGTAaatgcagattatcagattatGAGATCTGATAATCAGAAGCTATCAGTTCTAGTAcatgcatggaacaagtcttctgtttcattagagaggatgcaagaattgcagaagcaatctggagacaggagtggtctcggattcagcaatagtgaaagcacttctgaaacaagtactaAGCCAGAACTGGAAATAAGCAAAGAGAAatacattcattttgttaaatccagtgtggtatatgaaccagtagtaccaactgttcgagttgaaaggtctgtagatcagacgaacagaagaaatcattatggtctgggttatgttgaacctaagagaAGAGTccaccagagttctggatccagtagaggattcaactcaggaggacaaccctctatgaaggttagaaacaaccagtactataattctagacctgttcagaagagatacaggccagacaacaaaaacagaagggaataacaacattctaagatgcattctgttagaaataacagaccttCCGTTGCACACACCTCTCTAGATAtccgaagtacaaggtcacctagaattgtacaaatgtgggttcaaAAGGACTAAATTAATGCATGaataat from the Primulina tabacum isolate GXHZ01 chromosome 16, ASM2559414v2, whole genome shotgun sequence genome contains:
- the LOC142529118 gene encoding laccase-1 → MERFCQLNNLLVTTFILALAVPSSSTTKHFQFNVEWKTVTRLCTRKPVLTINGKYPGPTIAVNEGDNVQIKVTNKVAPNTTIHWHGVRQLRTGWADGPAYITQCPIGAGSTYTYNFTVINQRGTLWWHAHFSWQRASVHGAFIIRPAPRMPLPFPTPIQLDIPIIFGEWWNGDIDAVENEMMLYGGGPNSSDAYTINGLPGPLYPCSAKDTFIQTVEHGKTYMLRIINAALNDELFFAVASHSLTVVEIDAVYTKPFTTSAIMITPGQTTTVLLTADQVPDASGVFVMAARPYLTSVFPFDNSTTIGFLKYKANSNLETKKPPAIPSHYTLPSNLPEMKDTSFATQFSDKLRSLGSSVYPCNVPKKTDKRAVMTISLNLQDCPVNETCKGYLNKKFYASMNNQSFVRPSMSILESHYRNLKDGISSDFPEKPPYVFNYTGVNPVTENMNTEFGTKVLQVPFGTRLEIVLQDTNFLNPENHPIHVHGHNFFIVGRGFGNFDATKDPKGYNLVDPPERNTVGVPMGGWAAIRLVADNPGVWFIHCHLEEHTSWGLAMGFVVKSGKEPFQCLVPPPSDFPRC